A single region of the Clostridia bacterium genome encodes:
- a CDS encoding sodium/proline symporter, with product MEKVSWGDIVAFALYFALVIFIGVYFFIKTRKDSGEKGFFLGGRKMNGLVSALSAGASDMSAWVLMGLPGSIYLYGLGQVWISIGLLVGTVLAWIFVAPRLRRYSILADDSITIPQYLTNRFKSKNHALQIVSAIIFMIVYCVYGASSISACGTLFKTLFGLDERIAMVIATLIIVLYLFLGGFNAVCWTDFFQGMIMLVALMLTPIVAVCVLKVEAGVGTALPQNFYNMLATGKFDWTSVATILTGLGWGLGYFGMPHIIIRYISIKSEGEMKRSRVIGCIWTALILIMASVVALVARKYLGDSLVGNQQRVFITLARKVFPIFLGSLIITAILAASMSTADSQLLASSSAFASDIYKSKIRKNASDKEIVWVGRIVVVAISLLAFAIAMLGSGAKPIVPAFSTIMGLVSAAWAAFGASFGPVILLSLYNRRVNYKGATAGIIAGFVSDILWMIFFNMEYYGMKSVIYNVELYEIIPGFIIGLLTTILVSAFTESPSEEVRALFDRVANAKRVEVTDGQVVIYTKTDETIECGKAVEPKTEAIPEAAETAEEKE from the coding sequence ATGGAAAAAGTTTCTTGGGGTGACATCGTCGCGTTTGCTTTGTATTTCGCGCTCGTTATCTTTATCGGCGTCTATTTCTTTATCAAGACGAGAAAGGATTCGGGCGAAAAAGGATTCTTCCTCGGCGGAAGGAAAATGAACGGTCTCGTTTCCGCGCTCAGCGCGGGCGCGTCCGATATGAGCGCGTGGGTCCTGATGGGGCTTCCCGGCTCGATCTATTTATACGGGCTCGGGCAGGTTTGGATCTCGATCGGTCTTTTGGTCGGAACCGTCCTCGCTTGGATCTTCGTCGCGCCGAGACTCAGGCGTTATTCGATCCTCGCGGACGACAGCATCACGATCCCGCAATATTTGACCAACCGCTTTAAGTCGAAGAATCACGCGTTGCAGATCGTCAGTGCGATCATCTTTATGATCGTCTACTGCGTGTACGGCGCGTCTTCGATCAGCGCTTGCGGCACGCTGTTTAAGACCCTTTTCGGGCTGGACGAGCGCATCGCGATGGTGATCGCGACTTTGATCATCGTCCTCTACCTTTTCCTCGGCGGGTTCAACGCCGTCTGCTGGACGGACTTCTTCCAAGGAATGATCATGCTCGTCGCGCTTATGCTGACGCCGATCGTCGCGGTTTGCGTCCTGAAAGTCGAAGCGGGCGTCGGAACCGCGCTCCCGCAAAACTTCTACAATATGCTTGCGACGGGTAAGTTCGATTGGACGAGCGTCGCCACGATCCTGACAGGACTCGGCTGGGGGCTCGGCTATTTCGGAATGCCGCATATCATTATTCGCTATATTTCCATTAAGTCCGAAGGTGAGATGAAGCGTTCGCGCGTCATCGGTTGCATTTGGACGGCTTTGATTTTGATTATGGCGTCCGTCGTCGCGCTCGTCGCGAGGAAATACCTCGGCGATTCCCTCGTCGGAAATCAGCAGCGCGTCTTTATCACGCTTGCGAGAAAGGTCTTCCCGATCTTCCTCGGCAGCTTGATCATCACCGCGATCCTCGCCGCTTCGATGAGCACGGCGGATTCCCAGCTCCTCGCTTCTTCTTCCGCGTTCGCTTCGGATATTTATAAGAGCAAGATCCGCAAAAACGCGAGCGATAAAGAGATCGTCTGGGTCGGAAGAATCGTCGTCGTCGCGATCTCGCTTTTGGCCTTCGCGATCGCGATGCTCGGCTCGGGCGCGAAACCCATCGTTCCCGCGTTCTCCACGATCATGGGGCTCGTTTCCGCGGCTTGGGCGGCGTTCGGCGCGTCGTTCGGGCCCGTCATCTTGCTGTCGCTCTATAACAGGCGCGTAAACTATAAGGGCGCGACCGCGGGTATCATCGCGGGCTTCGTCTCCGATATTCTTTGGATGATCTTCTTCAATATGGAATATTACGGAATGAAGAGCGTGATCTATAACGTCGAACTGTACGAGATCATTCCGGGCTTCATCATCGGTCTTTTGACGACCATCCTCGTCAGCGCGTTTACCGAAAGCCCGTCCGAAGAAGTGCGCGCGCTGTTTGATCGAGTCGCGAACGCGAAGCGCGTCGAAGTTACGGACGGACAAGTCGTTATCTACACGAAAACCGACGAAACGATCGAATGCGGAAAAGCGGTCGAACCGAAGACGGAAGCGATTCCCGAAGCAGCCGAGACTGCGGAAGAAAAAGAATGA
- a CDS encoding Nif3-like dinuclear metal center hexameric protein, protein MPTVNSLLELFKEAYPFEGALSFDNVGLICGRKDKEVHKVLVTLDVTSSVIQEAKELGAELIVSHHPVVFRELKRITDESYTGLLLLSLIENGIASIALHTNFDCAEEGNNALLARALGAKEFTVIEDGFATEFDLDGEMDAEEFAARVKAALGETAIRKIGSGKVKKVIASCGAGISESLIFRARENGAVIVTADVKHNYAEMAKDLGVRLVEPTHYASEWAFACEIKKFLAEKAARVACFVSRHNTNPYG, encoded by the coding sequence ATGCCGACCGTAAACAGTCTTCTCGAACTTTTCAAAGAAGCCTACCCGTTCGAGGGCGCGCTTTCTTTCGATAACGTCGGATTGATCTGCGGAAGAAAGGATAAAGAAGTTCATAAAGTCCTCGTCACGCTGGACGTTACGTCTTCCGTGATCCAAGAGGCGAAAGAACTCGGCGCGGAGCTCATCGTGTCGCATCATCCCGTCGTCTTCCGCGAACTGAAAAGAATCACGGACGAAAGTTATACGGGGCTTTTGCTGCTTTCTTTGATCGAAAACGGGATCGCTTCGATCGCGCTCCACACGAATTTCGATTGCGCGGAAGAGGGAAACAACGCCTTGCTTGCGCGCGCGCTCGGCGCGAAAGAATTTACCGTCATCGAAGACGGTTTCGCAACCGAATTCGATCTCGACGGAGAAATGGACGCCGAAGAATTCGCGGCGCGCGTCAAAGCGGCGCTCGGCGAGACGGCGATCCGCAAAATCGGGAGCGGAAAGGTGAAGAAGGTCATCGCGTCCTGCGGGGCGGGAATCTCGGAAAGCCTGATCTTCCGAGCGAGAGAAAACGGCGCCGTGATCGTTACGGCGGACGTAAAACACAACTACGCCGAAATGGCGAAAGACCTCGGCGTTCGACTCGTCGAGCCGACGCATTACGCGAGCGAATGGGCGTTCGCTTGCGAAATCAAGAAATTTTTGGCTGAAAAAGCGGCGCGCGTCGCTTGCTTCGTAAGCCGTCATAACACGAATCCTTACGGTTGA
- a CDS encoding class I SAM-dependent methyltransferase, translating into MRIKLDKRLSRCLSLIEGESLCDVGTDHGKLPVAALLEGKVKRAIAIDISEKSLMKAKVLAEETGVTLSCRAGDGLKPLGSERVDVCVIAGMGGREIVKILSETPSAAKRYLLVPHTDAPLVRAFLKEKNIGIVSDEIVKDSGKFYPVIQADPSLPWNETHNLYFRAGGPDAEEYRSLRLKKIESILSFKDDAALEEEKEILQCRP; encoded by the coding sequence GTGAGGATCAAACTCGACAAACGCCTTTCGCGCTGCCTGTCGCTCATCGAGGGGGAAAGCCTTTGCGACGTCGGGACCGATCACGGGAAACTGCCCGTCGCCGCGCTTCTCGAAGGCAAGGTCAAACGGGCGATCGCAATCGACATCAGCGAAAAGAGCCTGATGAAAGCGAAAGTCCTCGCGGAAGAAACGGGCGTTACGCTCTCTTGCCGCGCGGGCGACGGCTTAAAGCCGCTCGGAAGCGAAAGGGTGGACGTTTGCGTGATCGCGGGCATGGGCGGACGGGAGATCGTCAAGATCTTATCCGAAACGCCGTCCGCCGCGAAACGCTATCTTTTGGTCCCGCATACGGACGCGCCCCTCGTTCGCGCGTTTTTGAAAGAAAAGAATATCGGGATCGTCTCGGACGAGATCGTTAAGGATTCGGGCAAGTTTTATCCCGTGATCCAAGCGGATCCCTCGCTTCCTTGGAACGAAACGCACAACCTGTATTTTCGGGCGGGCGGTCCGGACGCGGAAGAGTATCGAAGCCTGCGCCTGAAAAAGATCGAAAGCATCCTTTCGTTCAAAGACGACGCCGCTCTCGAAGAAGAAAAGGAGATATTGCAATGCCGACCGTAA
- the rpoD gene encoding RNA polymerase sigma factor RpoD, giving the protein MEANNEKELMLKAQIDKIIENFKSKGSVPEDEIVVRLQKIDISSDDIERVYNEIEKAGIKITSTDAEEAIKPDAINKMLSDVSVDDAVKLYLRDIGSYALLSVDEEKDLAKAMADGDERAKKRLAEANLRLVVSIAKRYTSRGMAFLDLIQEGNQGLLKAVEKFDYTKGFKFSTYATWWIRQAITRAIADQARTIRLPVHMVETINKTARVTRNLTQQLGRDPTVEEIADEMGLTVERIREIQRTAQDPVSLETPIGEEEDSHLGDFIEDTTAAQPADKAEQSMVKEELMRVLSTLTPREEKVIRMRYGLDDNRARTLEEVGQAFGVTRERIRQIEAKALRKLRQPKRKDKLRGCVDR; this is encoded by the coding sequence ATGGAAGCAAATAATGAAAAAGAACTGATGCTGAAAGCGCAAATCGACAAGATCATCGAGAACTTCAAATCGAAAGGCAGCGTCCCGGAAGATGAGATCGTCGTGCGTTTGCAGAAGATCGATATCAGCTCGGACGACATCGAAAGAGTCTATAACGAGATCGAAAAGGCGGGGATCAAGATCACGTCCACGGACGCGGAAGAAGCGATCAAACCCGACGCGATCAATAAGATGCTTTCGGACGTTTCGGTGGACGATGCGGTCAAACTGTATCTGAGAGATATCGGAAGCTACGCCCTTCTTTCCGTGGACGAGGAAAAAGATCTCGCCAAAGCGATGGCGGACGGGGACGAAAGAGCGAAAAAGCGCCTTGCCGAAGCCAACCTTCGCCTTGTCGTTTCCATCGCGAAACGTTACACTTCGAGGGGAATGGCGTTCCTCGATTTGATCCAAGAGGGAAACCAAGGCTTGTTGAAAGCGGTCGAGAAATTCGATTATACCAAAGGATTCAAATTCAGCACCTACGCGACTTGGTGGATCCGTCAGGCGATCACCCGCGCGATCGCGGATCAGGCGAGGACGATCCGCCTGCCCGTCCATATGGTCGAGACCATCAACAAGACGGCGCGCGTTACGCGTAACCTTACCCAGCAGCTCGGGCGCGATCCGACGGTCGAAGAGATCGCGGATGAAATGGGCTTGACGGTCGAAAGGATCCGCGAGATCCAACGCACCGCGCAGGACCCCGTTTCGCTTGAAACGCCGATCGGCGAAGAGGAGGACAGCCACCTCGGCGACTTCATCGAGGACACGACCGCCGCGCAACCCGCCGACAAAGCGGAGCAAAGCATGGTCAAAGAAGAATTGATGCGCGTCCTTTCCACCTTGACGCCGCGCGAAGAAAAAGTCATTCGCATGCGCTACGGTTTGGACGATAACCGCGCGCGTACTTTGGAAGAAGTCGGACAAGCTTTCGGCGTCACGAGAGAGCGTATCCGTCAGATCGAGGCGAAAGCCCTTCGTAAACTACGTCAACCCAAGCGCAAAGATAAATTGCGCGGTTGCGTGGACAGGTGA
- the dnaG gene encoding DNA primase, producing the protein MEIRGFDGNFIEELKNRSDIVDVVSSYVPSLTKKGSNYWGNCPFHHEKTPSFSVNREQGFFKCFGCGKGGDVITFVMEEESMTFSEAIKFLADRAHLEVPKRVSAQDEGFKQMKERLFALTRDAARVYHANLKKPSASAAVEYIRKRGISESSVRKFGLGYSDGYTNIIDELKALGYSRQEMLKAGVLQERDGKIFDAMANRLVFPIIDAFGHVIAFGGRVLGKTDFAKYKNTDNTVLFVKNRNLYGLNLVKKLRQREKVTDLIMVEGYMDTLALVQAGVENVVASMGTSLTEEQAKLARRYVEDIYICYDGDSAGQNATLRGLEILKNHGLKVRVISLPNGEDPDEVIKRAGVEEFLKYKNAAKELTEYKLERLKERHDLSTPYGRASYAKEAASILSELTSEMERDVYASFVASSTGINKNVVTSEIKTIEKSSAAPAPSQAATPALEANVQAARFVLRQCVMGLEKWENYRELMPTEALGKAADYLTECQMKNVPADVGTLYHVTTEDEADKIINLEVKRYEGNEKAAFIDCVTLLKKEFSRSRIAELNEKYRLSTNDEERATYIKAIAAEEEKYRRAYGSK; encoded by the coding sequence ATGGAGATTCGCGGGTTTGACGGAAATTTCATCGAGGAGCTGAAAAACCGCTCCGACATCGTGGACGTCGTTTCCTCTTACGTTCCTTCCTTGACGAAAAAAGGGTCGAACTACTGGGGAAACTGTCCTTTTCATCACGAAAAAACGCCGTCGTTCTCCGTGAATCGCGAGCAGGGCTTTTTTAAGTGTTTCGGTTGCGGTAAAGGAGGCGACGTCATAACCTTCGTTATGGAAGAGGAGAGTATGACCTTTTCCGAAGCGATAAAGTTCCTCGCCGATCGGGCGCATCTCGAAGTCCCGAAGCGCGTTTCCGCTCAGGACGAAGGCTTCAAGCAGATGAAGGAAAGGCTGTTCGCGCTGACGAGGGACGCCGCGCGCGTTTATCACGCGAACCTGAAAAAGCCGTCCGCATCCGCCGCCGTGGAGTATATCCGAAAGCGAGGGATCTCGGAATCCTCCGTTCGCAAGTTCGGGCTCGGCTATTCCGACGGCTACACGAATATCATCGACGAGCTGAAAGCGCTCGGTTATTCGAGGCAGGAAATGCTGAAAGCGGGCGTCTTGCAGGAAAGAGACGGAAAAATCTTCGACGCGATGGCGAATCGCCTCGTCTTCCCGATCATCGACGCGTTCGGTCACGTGATCGCGTTCGGCGGAAGAGTCCTCGGAAAGACTGATTTCGCGAAATATAAAAATACCGACAATACCGTTCTTTTCGTCAAGAATCGGAATCTGTACGGTTTGAATCTGGTCAAAAAACTTCGCCAAAGGGAGAAAGTCACCGACCTTATTATGGTGGAAGGATATATGGATACGCTCGCGCTCGTGCAGGCGGGCGTGGAGAACGTCGTCGCGAGTATGGGGACGTCGCTGACCGAAGAGCAGGCGAAACTCGCAAGGCGTTACGTCGAGGATATTTATATCTGTTACGACGGTGATTCGGCCGGGCAGAACGCGACGCTTCGCGGTTTGGAGATCTTGAAGAATCACGGATTGAAAGTCCGCGTCATCTCTCTTCCGAACGGGGAAGACCCGGACGAAGTCATCAAACGGGCGGGCGTCGAAGAATTTTTGAAATATAAAAACGCCGCGAAAGAGCTGACGGAGTACAAGCTCGAAAGGCTCAAAGAACGTCACGATCTTTCGACCCCTTACGGGAGAGCTTCCTACGCGAAAGAAGCGGCGTCGATCCTTTCCGAACTGACGAGCGAAATGGAAAGAGACGTCTACGCGTCGTTCGTCGCGAGCAGCACGGGGATCAATAAAAACGTCGTTACGTCGGAGATCAAAACGATCGAGAAAAGCTCCGCCGCGCCCGCGCCGTCGCAAGCCGCGACTCCCGCGCTCGAAGCGAACGTCCAAGCTGCGCGCTTCGTCCTGCGTCAATGCGTGATGGGTCTTGAAAAATGGGAGAATTACCGCGAATTGATGCCGACCGAAGCGCTCGGAAAAGCCGCGGATTATCTGACGGAATGTCAGATGAAGAACGTCCCCGCCGACGTCGGAACGTTGTATCACGTCACGACCGAGGACGAGGCGGATAAGATCATAAACCTTGAAGTCAAACGGTACGAAGGAAACGAAAAAGCCGCTTTTATCGACTGCGTTACGCTCTTAAAGAAAGAGTTTTCGAGAAGCAGGATAGCGGAGCTGAACGAGAAGTATCGATTAAGTACCAACGACGAAGAAAGGGCAACATACATAAAGGCAATCGCCGCAGAAGAGGAAAAGTACAGGAGGGCTTATGGAAGCAAATAA
- a CDS encoding deoxyguanosinetriphosphate triphosphohydrolase, which translates to MKDRYLEIEKIFLSKYATPSDATRGREIPVPPCPLRTEFQRDRDRIIHSKAFRRLKHKTQVFISPEGDHYRTRLTHTLEVCQIARTISTGLCLNADLTEAIALGHDVGHTPFGHAGEEVFSRILGRPFRHNEQSRRVVEKLENDGKGLNLTWEVRDGIENHKLSLHPATLEGKVVSYSDRIAYINHDIDDALAAGVITEDRIPKECVEVLGSTKSARVNTLVLDMVNFSYDKPEVGLSPDVQTALNRLYAFMNENVYAYHAAKGEEKKAKKLLETLYYYFYENFDQVPEPYCSMAETDGKETCVCDYLAGMTDRYAVATYERLFIPNDWRS; encoded by the coding sequence TTGAAAGATCGCTATTTGGAAATCGAAAAAATATTTTTGTCGAAATACGCAACGCCTTCCGACGCAACGAGGGGAAGAGAGATCCCCGTGCCGCCTTGCCCGCTCAGGACGGAGTTTCAGCGCGACCGCGACCGCATCATTCATTCCAAGGCGTTTCGCCGCCTGAAACATAAGACGCAGGTTTTTATTTCTCCCGAAGGCGATCATTACAGGACGCGTTTGACGCATACCCTCGAAGTTTGCCAGATCGCGCGAACGATCTCGACGGGGCTTTGCCTGAACGCGGATCTGACCGAAGCCATCGCGCTCGGTCATGACGTCGGTCACACGCCCTTCGGTCACGCCGGCGAAGAAGTCTTTTCCCGCATTCTCGGAAGACCGTTTCGACATAACGAGCAAAGTCGCCGCGTCGTCGAAAAGCTCGAAAACGACGGAAAGGGCTTGAACCTGACTTGGGAAGTCCGCGACGGGATCGAAAATCATAAGCTTTCTTTGCATCCCGCGACGCTCGAAGGCAAAGTCGTCAGCTATTCGGATCGGATCGCTTATATCAATCACGATATCGACGACGCGCTCGCCGCCGGCGTCATAACCGAAGATCGCATTCCGAAAGAGTGCGTCGAAGTCCTCGGTTCGACCAAAAGCGCGAGGGTAAATACCCTCGTCCTCGATATGGTGAATTTTTCCTACGATAAGCCCGAAGTCGGTTTGTCGCCCGACGTGCAAACCGCGTTGAATCGGCTGTATGCTTTTATGAATGAGAACGTGTACGCCTATCACGCCGCGAAGGGCGAAGAGAAGAAAGCGAAGAAGCTGCTTGAAACGCTTTACTATTATTTTTACGAGAATTTCGACCAAGTCCCCGAACCGTACTGCTCCATGGCGGAGACGGACGGCAAGGAGACTTGCGTCTGCGACTACCTCGCGGGTATGACCGATCGTTACGCCGTCGCGACCTACGAACGCCTGTTTATTCCGAACGATTGGAGAAGCTGA